In Erigeron canadensis isolate Cc75 chromosome 1, C_canadensis_v1, whole genome shotgun sequence, a single window of DNA contains:
- the LOC122585174 gene encoding calcium-dependent protein kinase 8-like codes for MGNCCIIPYNSAQRKEKKRKRRRNAKPNPFSFNYHTLSQSQYSENSFFVLADPTGHDITNWYNLGRELGRGEFGVTYLCTDVKTGQKFACKSISKRKLRTAVDIEDVRREVEIMRRFPKHPNLVALRDTYEDDTAVHIVMELCEGGELFDRIVARGHYSERAAASIMRTIVEIIQMCHSHGVMHRDLKPENFLFGNKKETAPLKAIDFGLSVIFQPGEIFNEIVGSPYYMAPEVLKRNYGPEVDVWSAGVILYILLCGVPPFWAETEQGVAQAIIRSVINFKRDPWPKVSDNAKDLVKKMLDPDQKRRLTAQQVLEHPWLANTKRNPNVPLGDVVKSRIKQFSMMSKLKKQALRVVAEHLSVDEVAGIREDFRMIDSGNKGKIDIDELRVGLHKLGHQVNDADLQTLMEYADVDRDGNLDFGEFLAVTLHLKKMANDEHLHKAFDYFDKNQSGYIEVEELRHALSDGGEITNEEVINGIMHDVDADKDGRISYEEFVAMMTAGTDWRKASRQYSRERFNNLSLKLMKNGSLELVNEEC; via the exons ATGGGAAATTGCTGTATTATCCCATATAATTCCGCTCAGAGGAAAGAGAAGaagaggaaaagaagaagaaatgccAAACCAAATCCTTTTTCGTTCAATTATCACACCCTATCACAATCTCAATATAGCGAAAATAGTTTCTTTGTATTAGCAGACCCTACAGGTCATGACATTACGAATTGGTACAATCTTGGACGCGAGTTGGGTAGGGGTGAATTCGGAGTAACTTATTTGTGTACAGATGTAAAAACTGGCCAAAAATTTGCCTGCAAATCTATATCGAAAAGAAAACTTAGAACTGCAGTGGATATAGAGGACGTGAGAAGAGAAGTTGAAATCATGAGACGTTTTCCAAAACATCCAAATCTTGTGGCATTAAGAGATACTTATGAGGATGATACCGCAGTGCATATTGTTATGGAATTATGTGAAGGTGGAGAGTTGTTTGATCGGATTGTGGCGAGAGGACATTATTCAGAACGAGCTGCTGCATCTATTATGAGGACAATCGTTGAGATCATTCAG ATGTGTCATAGTCATGGAGTTATGCATCGTGACCTCAAACCTGAGAATTTTCTTTTTGGAAATAAGAAGGAAACAGCTCCTCTAAAGGCAATTGATTTTGGGCTGTCAGTTATTTTTCAACCAG GAGAGATCTTTAATGAAATAGTGGGAAGTCCTTATTATATGGCTCCGGAAGTTCTAAAACGCAACTATGGCCCCGAGGTTGATGTATGGAGTGCGGGAGTCATTTTGTACATTTTGCTTTGTGGTGTTCCTCCCTTTTGGGCAG AAACTGAACAAGGAGTGGCACAAGCAATTATTCGGTcagttattaattttaaaagagATCCATGGCCTAAAGTTTCTGATAACGCAAAGGATCTTGTGAAGAAAATGCTTGATCCAGATCAAAAGCGTCGTCTTACAGCTCAACAAGTTCTTG AACATCCATGGCTGGCAAACACAAAGAGGAATCCAAATGTTCCATTGGGTGATGTTGTTAAGTCAAGGATTAAGCAGTTCTCTATGATGAGCAAACTCAAGAAACAAGCTTTGAGG GTGGTGGCTGAGCATCTATCAGTAGACGAAGTTGCAGGGATAAGGGAGGATTTCCGTATGATAGACTCAGGCAACAAAGGAAAGATTGACATTGATGAACTCAGAGTAGGTTTACACAAGCTTGGTCATCAAGTAAACGATGCAGATCTACAAACTTTAATGGAATAT GCTGATGTTGATAGAGACGGGAACCTGGACTTTGGGGAGTTTTTGGCTGTCACGCTGCATCTTAAGAAAATGGCAAACGATGAACACCTGCACAAAgcctttgattattttgataagAACCAAAGTGGCTATATAGAGGTCGAAGAGTTGCGTCATGCATTAAGCGATGGAGGCGAGATCACTAATGAAGAAGTAATAAATGGAATTATGCATGACGTTGACGCAGATAAG GACGGGCGTATCAGTTATGAGGAATTTGTTGCAATGATGACAGCCGGTACAGATTGGAGAAAAGCATCAAGACAGTATTCTCGGGAACGATTCAACAATCTTAGTTTGAAGTTAATGAAGAATGGTTCGTTAGAGTTGGTAAATGAGGAATGCTGA
- the LOC122600574 gene encoding polyadenylation and cleavage factor homolog 4 isoform X1, whose product MEMDNPRGRSFDNRSARNPKKPRLITEETPAVIRSNNNSLNGNGRPPVAQRQPVVGFRQDAAVDRDGEGGYEPQSLLQIKQQQYQELVSQYRAALAELTFNSKPIITNLTIIAGENVQAAKAIATTICNNIVEVPSDQKLPSLYLLDSIVKNIGRDYIRHFSTKLPEVFCKAYRQVDSTIHSGMRHLFGTWKGVFPPQTLQSIEKELGFQSVGNGSTSGLTTSRPDSQPQRPAGSIHVNPKYLEARQKLQQSTREKVAASDITTNLIKSPEDVVRLNRTAGINPQRARADPRLKFHQAQRDAESDLTNENSGASYNSFDFGPDISSERVTEHSTEIIPRLKRNSFDVKQGLPNYLGPRTAVPDARLQSVSKGGAEISRSWKNSEEEEYMWDDVSSKRDPRLYFEPAGPVTKTTTPSSQPPPRQPPHSQYQSGRLLRELADQGSIDVDGKTARFRTQINTGLSSQSHQDSLLMKPQNLQSGNPRNSQLNNLQPLSPQLPVKRVRYLPPYQPESVSEPVSASPSVSSSLAHPKSLVTDIPGPPNSSSLLAAVSSIFGNKPVSSTLSSTVTNPVSNPVSNPVSSLLSTLVAKGLISASHDDSKIQSQSDDSKKQSQSDDSKKQSQSGDSKKQSQSNDTKKQSQSDFTVSSEEILPIVVSPVISTSSTSSELSPSKRVSKSSVTIPKPINEEIKSLIGFQFKADVIRQFHPIVISELIDELPHQCSICGLRFKLEERFNKHMEWHILRNSESDISRRWFPSCEDWVNGGSSNESTLVIDGEQMVTADESQFVCVLCGEMFDDYYSSERNKWMFKGTTYLDITNGNAASINNGVIVHVNCISEHSLSDLGIANEVKVENGL is encoded by the exons ATGGAGATGGACAATCCTCGAGGAAGATCGTTCGATAATAGATCGGCTAGAAACCCTAAGAAACCTCGATTGATAACGGAGGAAACGCCGGCCGTGATTcgaagtaataataatagtttgaaTGGGAACGGCAGGCCGCCGGTGGCTCAGCGGCAGCCTGTGGTAGGGTTTAGACAGGATGCGGCGGTGGACAGAGACGGAGAGGGAGGTTACGAGCCGCAGTCGTTGTTGCAGATCAAACAACAGCAGTATCAAGAGTTAGTGAGCCAGTATAGGGCAGCTCTAGCTGAGTTGACTTTTAACTCGAAACCGATTATAACTAACTTGACTATCATTGCTGGAGAGAATGTGCAGGCTGCTAAAGCTATTGCTACTACTATCTGCAATAATATTGTTGAG gtTCCTAGTGATCAAAAGTTGCCATCACTATATCTTCTAGACAGTATTGTGAAAAACATTGGACGTGATTACATCAGACACTTTTCCACCAAGCTCCCTGAG GTATTCTGCAAAGCCTATAGGCAGGTTGATTCTACAATACATTCGGGTATGCGACATCTATTTGGGACATGGAAAGGAGTATTTCCCCCTCAAACACTTCAATCGATAGAGAAAGAACTCGgtttccagtcagttgggaatgGGTCCACTTCAGGGTTGACCACTTCTAGACCTGATTCACAGCCTCAGCGTCCTGCTGGCAGTATCCATGTGAATCCTAAGTATTTGGAGGCCAGACAGAAACTCCAGCAGTCAACCAGG GAAAAAGTTGCAGCCAGTGACATAACCACGAACTTGATTAAATCACCTGAAGATGTCGTGAGACTGAATCGAACAGCTGGCATAAATCCTCAGAGGGCACGTGCTGATCCTCGGCTTAAATTTCAT CAGGCACAGAGAGATGCAGAGAGTGATCTTACTAACGAGAACAGTGGTGCATCATATAACAGTTTCGATTTTGGACCTGATATATCAAGTGAAAGGGTGACGGAGCATAGTACAGAGATAATACCCAGGCTGAAAAGAAATTCTTTTGATGTAAAGCAAGGACTGCCAAATTATCTGGGTCCTAGAACTGCAGTTCCTGATGCAAGATTACAGTCTGTGAGTAAAGGAGGTGCTGAAATAAGTAGGAGCTGGAAGAACTCAGAGGAAGAGGAGTACATGTGGGATGACGTGAGCTCCAAGAGAGACCCTAGGTTGTATTTTGAGCCTGCAGGACCTGTAACTAAAACCACAACACCATCTAGTCAGCCACCACCTCGCCAGCCTCCTCACTCACAGTACCAGTCTGGTAGGTTACTGCGTGAGTTAGCCGATCAAGGTTCAATAGATGTGGATGGTAAAACAGCTCGATTCCGAACTCAAATAAACACTGGTCTTTCTAGTCAATCGCATCAAGATTCTCTCCTCATGAAACCTCAGAATTTGCAATCGGGCAACCCTCGAAACTCACAACTTAACAATTTGCAGCCACTCTCACCTCAGTTACCAGTGAAACGTGTTCGGTATCTGCCACCTTATCAACCTGAATCAGTATCCGAGCCCGTTTCTGCAAGTCCTTCTGTTAGCTCCTCACTGGCCCACCCAAAATCTTTGGTTACAGATATACCAGGACCGCCAAACTCCAGTAGTTTGTTAGCTGCTGTTAGTAGCATATTTGGTAACAAACCTGTTTCATCAACACTTAGTTCAACAGTCACGAATCCTGTGTCAAATCCCGTGTCAAACCCTGTGTCCAGTCTATTGAGTACATTGGTTGCTAAAGGCTTAATTTCTGCATCTCATGATGATTCAAAGATACAGAGCCAAAGTGATGATTCGAAGAAACAAAGCCAAagtgatgattcaaagaaacaaagcCAAAGTggtgattcaaagaaacagagCCAAAGTAATGATACAAAGAAACAGAGTCAAAGTGATTTCACTGTATCGTCAGAAGAAATTCTTCCAATTGTAGTTTCTCCTGTGATATCTACTTCATCTACCAGCAGTGAGCTATCTCCCTCCAAGCGTGTCTCTAAAAGTTCTGTCACAATACCTAAGCCTATCAATGAAGAAATTAAGAGTCTTATTGGTTTCCAATTTAAGGCTGATGTTATTAGGCAATTTCATCCTATTGTAATTAGTGAGCTCATTGATGAACTTCCACATCAATGTAGCATTTGTGGTTTAAGATTTAAACTTGAAGAACGATTCAATAAGCATATGGAATGGCACATattgagaaattctgaatcagACATATCAAGGAGGTGGTTCCCAAGTTGTGAGGACTGGGTTAATGGTGGGTCAAGTAATGAGAGCACATTAGTGATCGATGGCGAGCAAATGGTTACTGCAGATGAAAGTCAGTTTGTATGCGTTTTATGTGGCGAAATGTTTGATGATTATTACAGTTCAGAAAGGAATAAATGGATGTTTAAGGGAACCACATACCTTGACATCACAAATGGCAATGCCGCAAGTATCAACAATGGTGTTATCGTGCATGTAAATTGTATATCAGAACATTCACTTTCTGATCTTGGCATAGCCAATGAGGTGAAGGTG GAAAATGGGCTATGA
- the LOC122600574 gene encoding polyadenylation and cleavage factor homolog 4 isoform X2, protein MEMDNPRGRSFDNRSARNPKKPRLITEETPAVIRSNNNSLNGNGRPPVAQRQPVVGFRQDAAVDRDGEGGYEPQSLLQIKQQQYQELVSQYRAALAELTFNSKPIITNLTIIAGENVQAAKAIATTICNNIVEVPSDQKLPSLYLLDSIVKNIGRDYIRHFSTKLPEVFCKAYRQVDSTIHSGMRHLFGTWKGVFPPQTLQSIEKELGFQSVGNGSTSGLTTSRPDSQPQRPAGSIHVNPKYLEARQKLQQSTREKVAASDITTNLIKSPEDVVRLNRTAGINPQRARADPRLKFHAQRDAESDLTNENSGASYNSFDFGPDISSERVTEHSTEIIPRLKRNSFDVKQGLPNYLGPRTAVPDARLQSVSKGGAEISRSWKNSEEEEYMWDDVSSKRDPRLYFEPAGPVTKTTTPSSQPPPRQPPHSQYQSGRLLRELADQGSIDVDGKTARFRTQINTGLSSQSHQDSLLMKPQNLQSGNPRNSQLNNLQPLSPQLPVKRVRYLPPYQPESVSEPVSASPSVSSSLAHPKSLVTDIPGPPNSSSLLAAVSSIFGNKPVSSTLSSTVTNPVSNPVSNPVSSLLSTLVAKGLISASHDDSKIQSQSDDSKKQSQSDDSKKQSQSGDSKKQSQSNDTKKQSQSDFTVSSEEILPIVVSPVISTSSTSSELSPSKRVSKSSVTIPKPINEEIKSLIGFQFKADVIRQFHPIVISELIDELPHQCSICGLRFKLEERFNKHMEWHILRNSESDISRRWFPSCEDWVNGGSSNESTLVIDGEQMVTADESQFVCVLCGEMFDDYYSSERNKWMFKGTTYLDITNGNAASINNGVIVHVNCISEHSLSDLGIANEVKVENGL, encoded by the exons ATGGAGATGGACAATCCTCGAGGAAGATCGTTCGATAATAGATCGGCTAGAAACCCTAAGAAACCTCGATTGATAACGGAGGAAACGCCGGCCGTGATTcgaagtaataataatagtttgaaTGGGAACGGCAGGCCGCCGGTGGCTCAGCGGCAGCCTGTGGTAGGGTTTAGACAGGATGCGGCGGTGGACAGAGACGGAGAGGGAGGTTACGAGCCGCAGTCGTTGTTGCAGATCAAACAACAGCAGTATCAAGAGTTAGTGAGCCAGTATAGGGCAGCTCTAGCTGAGTTGACTTTTAACTCGAAACCGATTATAACTAACTTGACTATCATTGCTGGAGAGAATGTGCAGGCTGCTAAAGCTATTGCTACTACTATCTGCAATAATATTGTTGAG gtTCCTAGTGATCAAAAGTTGCCATCACTATATCTTCTAGACAGTATTGTGAAAAACATTGGACGTGATTACATCAGACACTTTTCCACCAAGCTCCCTGAG GTATTCTGCAAAGCCTATAGGCAGGTTGATTCTACAATACATTCGGGTATGCGACATCTATTTGGGACATGGAAAGGAGTATTTCCCCCTCAAACACTTCAATCGATAGAGAAAGAACTCGgtttccagtcagttgggaatgGGTCCACTTCAGGGTTGACCACTTCTAGACCTGATTCACAGCCTCAGCGTCCTGCTGGCAGTATCCATGTGAATCCTAAGTATTTGGAGGCCAGACAGAAACTCCAGCAGTCAACCAGG GAAAAAGTTGCAGCCAGTGACATAACCACGAACTTGATTAAATCACCTGAAGATGTCGTGAGACTGAATCGAACAGCTGGCATAAATCCTCAGAGGGCACGTGCTGATCCTCGGCTTAAATTTCAT GCACAGAGAGATGCAGAGAGTGATCTTACTAACGAGAACAGTGGTGCATCATATAACAGTTTCGATTTTGGACCTGATATATCAAGTGAAAGGGTGACGGAGCATAGTACAGAGATAATACCCAGGCTGAAAAGAAATTCTTTTGATGTAAAGCAAGGACTGCCAAATTATCTGGGTCCTAGAACTGCAGTTCCTGATGCAAGATTACAGTCTGTGAGTAAAGGAGGTGCTGAAATAAGTAGGAGCTGGAAGAACTCAGAGGAAGAGGAGTACATGTGGGATGACGTGAGCTCCAAGAGAGACCCTAGGTTGTATTTTGAGCCTGCAGGACCTGTAACTAAAACCACAACACCATCTAGTCAGCCACCACCTCGCCAGCCTCCTCACTCACAGTACCAGTCTGGTAGGTTACTGCGTGAGTTAGCCGATCAAGGTTCAATAGATGTGGATGGTAAAACAGCTCGATTCCGAACTCAAATAAACACTGGTCTTTCTAGTCAATCGCATCAAGATTCTCTCCTCATGAAACCTCAGAATTTGCAATCGGGCAACCCTCGAAACTCACAACTTAACAATTTGCAGCCACTCTCACCTCAGTTACCAGTGAAACGTGTTCGGTATCTGCCACCTTATCAACCTGAATCAGTATCCGAGCCCGTTTCTGCAAGTCCTTCTGTTAGCTCCTCACTGGCCCACCCAAAATCTTTGGTTACAGATATACCAGGACCGCCAAACTCCAGTAGTTTGTTAGCTGCTGTTAGTAGCATATTTGGTAACAAACCTGTTTCATCAACACTTAGTTCAACAGTCACGAATCCTGTGTCAAATCCCGTGTCAAACCCTGTGTCCAGTCTATTGAGTACATTGGTTGCTAAAGGCTTAATTTCTGCATCTCATGATGATTCAAAGATACAGAGCCAAAGTGATGATTCGAAGAAACAAAGCCAAagtgatgattcaaagaaacaaagcCAAAGTggtgattcaaagaaacagagCCAAAGTAATGATACAAAGAAACAGAGTCAAAGTGATTTCACTGTATCGTCAGAAGAAATTCTTCCAATTGTAGTTTCTCCTGTGATATCTACTTCATCTACCAGCAGTGAGCTATCTCCCTCCAAGCGTGTCTCTAAAAGTTCTGTCACAATACCTAAGCCTATCAATGAAGAAATTAAGAGTCTTATTGGTTTCCAATTTAAGGCTGATGTTATTAGGCAATTTCATCCTATTGTAATTAGTGAGCTCATTGATGAACTTCCACATCAATGTAGCATTTGTGGTTTAAGATTTAAACTTGAAGAACGATTCAATAAGCATATGGAATGGCACATattgagaaattctgaatcagACATATCAAGGAGGTGGTTCCCAAGTTGTGAGGACTGGGTTAATGGTGGGTCAAGTAATGAGAGCACATTAGTGATCGATGGCGAGCAAATGGTTACTGCAGATGAAAGTCAGTTTGTATGCGTTTTATGTGGCGAAATGTTTGATGATTATTACAGTTCAGAAAGGAATAAATGGATGTTTAAGGGAACCACATACCTTGACATCACAAATGGCAATGCCGCAAGTATCAACAATGGTGTTATCGTGCATGTAAATTGTATATCAGAACATTCACTTTCTGATCTTGGCATAGCCAATGAGGTGAAGGTG GAAAATGGGCTATGA